The following are from one region of the Paenibacillus sp. JZ16 genome:
- a CDS encoding FecCD family ABC transporter permease: MQANQPINKSTAKSIYRPKTAAAVILLGLGLLAAAMASSIIYGASNIKLSTIWEAFVRFDAHSTSHQIIQRLRMPRALAAALIGGSLAVSGAIMQGMTRNALASPSIMGVTAGATFMMSIGFAFMESPSNTVLMLLSFAGAGLGAGLVLLIGSLSKRGLTPVKLALAGSAVTALLSSISSAIAIRFNVAKDISFWYAGGVSGVQWVNVQLLIPVAIIGLLIALALSRSITVMSLGEEVATGLGQKTGTVKFLGTLVVLLLTGAAVAVGGTIGFVGLVIPHIVRFIVGPDYRLIIPCSAVMGALLLVFADVGARMINPPFETPVGAITAMIGVPFFLYLARREGRGL, from the coding sequence ATGCAAGCAAATCAGCCCATTAACAAATCAACCGCAAAATCCATTTATCGTCCCAAGACAGCCGCGGCCGTCATTCTGCTGGGGCTTGGTCTGCTGGCTGCCGCGATGGCATCCTCCATTATCTATGGCGCTTCGAACATTAAGCTGTCCACCATATGGGAGGCGTTTGTCCGCTTCGATGCCCATTCCACCTCGCACCAGATTATCCAAAGACTGCGCATGCCGAGGGCCCTGGCAGCTGCACTAATCGGCGGTTCCCTGGCGGTTTCCGGAGCCATCATGCAAGGCATGACAAGAAACGCGCTTGCTTCCCCTTCCATTATGGGAGTCACCGCAGGTGCCACTTTCATGATGTCGATCGGGTTTGCCTTTATGGAGTCTCCATCCAACACCGTGCTCATGCTGCTATCTTTTGCCGGTGCAGGCCTTGGGGCCGGACTCGTGCTTCTCATCGGCTCGTTATCCAAACGGGGCCTGACGCCCGTCAAGCTGGCTCTGGCCGGATCTGCCGTAACCGCGCTCCTAAGCTCGATTTCCTCGGCCATTGCCATCCGCTTTAACGTTGCCAAGGATATCAGCTTCTGGTATGCCGGAGGCGTGTCGGGCGTGCAGTGGGTGAACGTGCAGCTTCTGATCCCTGTCGCCATCATCGGGCTGCTCATTGCACTCGCACTCAGCAGATCCATTACCGTCATGAGCCTGGGCGAAGAGGTCGCTACCGGGCTTGGCCAAAAAACAGGAACCGTGAAGTTTCTGGGCACGCTCGTTGTGCTGCTCCTCACGGGCGCAGCGGTAGCTGTGGGCGGAACGATCGGATTCGTGGGGCTTGTCATCCCGCATATCGTTCGCTTCATCGTAGGTCCCGACTATCGGCTGATCATCCCTTGTTCTGCTGTCATGGGAGCACTTCTGCTGGTGTTTGCCGATGTGGGGGCGCGGATGATCAACCCTCCGTTCGAGACGCCTGTTGGCGCAATTACGGCCATGATCGGCGTTCCTTTCTTCCTCTATCTTGCACGTCGGGAAGGGAGGGGGCTGTAA
- a CDS encoding FecCD family ABC transporter permease, with protein MNTTRKIMSVSMILLLAILAVFLVSLNMGTMKIPLAEVIKAFNGTGSEQNYTVLMHFRLPRMVIAILIGAGIAVSGAILQSVSRNALADPGILGINSGAGLAVVMYIFYFQGSSFSSGIWSVYIMPFAALFGAFLAAFLIYSLAWKQGVTPIRLVLVGIGINAAFGALIIVFQLMMDPNNFMQATIWLSGSIWGASWEYVVAILPWILLLIPWAVYKSQHLNVLNLGDHTAAGLGVTVERERRTLLFISVALAGACVAVGGGIAFLGLVAPHLARKLVGPRHQGMLPVSALLGSLVLLVADMIGKNLMAPSEIPVGLVVSCLGAPYFIYLLIKD; from the coding sequence ATGAATACAACGCGAAAAATCATGTCCGTGTCGATGATCCTGCTGCTGGCCATATTAGCCGTGTTTCTGGTCAGCCTGAATATGGGAACGATGAAAATCCCGCTCGCTGAGGTCATCAAAGCATTCAACGGGACGGGATCTGAGCAAAATTATACCGTTCTGATGCACTTCCGTTTACCCCGCATGGTCATTGCCATCCTGATCGGTGCGGGAATCGCCGTCTCCGGTGCTATTCTGCAGAGTGTTTCGCGGAACGCGCTGGCAGACCCGGGCATCCTAGGCATTAATTCCGGAGCAGGACTGGCCGTCGTGATGTATATCTTTTATTTCCAAGGCAGCTCGTTCAGCTCCGGCATATGGTCCGTCTATATCATGCCTTTTGCCGCCCTATTCGGTGCTTTTCTTGCCGCCTTTCTCATCTATTCGCTGGCCTGGAAGCAAGGCGTAACGCCGATCCGGCTGGTGCTTGTGGGGATTGGCATCAACGCGGCTTTCGGCGCGCTTATTATCGTGTTCCAGCTCATGATGGACCCTAACAATTTCATGCAGGCTACCATCTGGCTGTCCGGAAGCATTTGGGGCGCAAGCTGGGAATATGTCGTTGCGATCCTCCCGTGGATCCTTCTGCTGATTCCCTGGGCGGTGTATAAATCGCAACATTTGAATGTGCTCAACCTGGGGGACCACACGGCAGCGGGACTTGGGGTCACGGTAGAACGCGAGCGAAGAACGCTGCTGTTCATCTCCGTTGCCCTCGCTGGCGCCTGCGTGGCCGTAGGCGGCGGGATCGCATTTCTTGGACTGGTTGCTCCGCATCTGGCGCGTAAGCTGGTAGGGCCCCGTCATCAGGGAATGCTGCCGGTCTCTGCGCTGCTCGGCTCACTGGTGCTGCTTGTGGCCGATATGATCGGCAAGAACCTAATGGCCCCTTCCGAGATTCCTGTAGGATTAGTCGTTTCATGTCTCGGAGCACCCTACTTTATTTATTTGTTGATCAAGGATTAA
- a CDS encoding 2,3-butanediol dehydrogenase: MQALRWHGVKDLRLETIAEPQVTSGKVKIKVEWCGICGSDLHEYVAGPIFIPENTPHTLTGEQAPVVMGHEFSGQVVEVGEGVTKFKADDRVVVEPVFACGKCEACRQGKYNLCDEMGFLGLAGGGGGFSEYVAADEHMVHKIPDSVSYEQGALVEPSAVALYAVRQSQLKAGDRAVVFGAGPIGLLVIEALKAAGASEIYAVELSAERKQKAEELGAIVIDPKAYDVVEELHRRTGGGVDVAFEVTGVPPVLNQAINSTKIGGQIMIVSIFETSAPIVPNDIVMKERNITGIIGYRDVFPAVISLMEKGFFPADKLVTQRIKLDEVIDRGFEALLKEKNQVKILVSAH; the protein is encoded by the coding sequence ATGCAAGCATTGCGCTGGCATGGAGTAAAGGATCTGCGTTTGGAGACCATTGCGGAGCCGCAAGTTACGAGTGGAAAAGTGAAAATCAAGGTTGAATGGTGCGGGATTTGTGGCAGCGACCTCCACGAATACGTAGCCGGACCTATATTTATACCTGAGAATACGCCTCACACCCTTACCGGAGAACAGGCTCCGGTGGTTATGGGCCATGAATTTTCCGGCCAGGTGGTAGAGGTTGGCGAAGGCGTTACGAAATTCAAGGCCGATGACCGCGTGGTTGTTGAGCCTGTATTTGCATGCGGAAAATGCGAAGCTTGCAGACAAGGCAAATACAATCTGTGCGACGAAATGGGCTTTCTCGGCCTTGCCGGCGGTGGCGGCGGATTCTCCGAATATGTCGCCGCGGATGAGCATATGGTTCATAAAATTCCGGACAGCGTCTCCTATGAGCAAGGGGCTTTGGTAGAGCCTTCGGCAGTCGCTTTGTATGCCGTACGCCAAAGCCAGCTCAAGGCAGGGGATCGGGCGGTCGTATTCGGTGCGGGGCCGATCGGTCTGCTTGTCATCGAGGCATTGAAGGCAGCAGGGGCGTCCGAGATTTACGCGGTGGAGCTGTCGGCTGAGCGTAAACAAAAAGCTGAAGAATTGGGTGCCATCGTGATTGATCCGAAGGCTTACGATGTGGTTGAGGAACTTCATCGCCGGACCGGCGGCGGGGTAGATGTCGCATTTGAAGTGACGGGTGTTCCGCCTGTACTGAATCAAGCGATTAACTCTACAAAGATTGGCGGGCAGATTATGATTGTGAGCATCTTTGAAACCTCCGCTCCGATCGTGCCGAATGACATCGTGATGAAGGAGCGCAATATTACCGGAATCATCGGTTATCGCGACGTATTCCCGGCTGTCATTAGCTTGATGGAAAAAGGATTCTTCCCTGCGGATAAGCTGGTCACCCAGCGGATCAAGCTGGATGAGGTTATCGACCGGGGCTTTGAGGCTCTGCTTAAAGAGAAGAACCAGGTGAAGATCCTGGTGAGTGCTCACTAA
- a CDS encoding LacI family DNA-binding transcriptional regulator, producing MVNPKKVTIEDVAKQAGVGIATVSRAINDSKGISPKTKARIMQVIEEIGFSPDTSAQSLKVRQTNQIALAVPDIRNAIIPEIAWSVEQTAKQHGYRVVQINTAGNARNELEIVRDIKKLHVDGLIIMPLAYPKTLGDLINKSSLPVSIINYGKQLGDEYKADIVGLARQEGRLVMEHLLKIGRTRIAYAGAPKDKIEERYWAYEQSLTQVDPSLVYFGEDFSFETGVRAADYFYGLRHMPDAIYAVNDMVAIGIVNRFKELKIRVPDDVAVVGIDNNVWTTVTTPQISSVSIMGDEVARLATELLLKRLREQKSGQYERVQFEPRLIVRESSVSVIRNATTD from the coding sequence ATGGTGAATCCCAAAAAAGTGACGATTGAAGATGTCGCCAAACAAGCGGGCGTTGGCATTGCCACCGTGTCCCGAGCCATCAACGACAGCAAGGGGATCAGTCCGAAAACGAAAGCACGGATCATGCAGGTGATCGAAGAAATCGGATTTAGTCCGGATACATCGGCTCAAAGCCTGAAGGTTCGGCAGACGAATCAAATCGCCTTGGCCGTGCCTGACATCCGAAATGCAATCATCCCGGAAATCGCCTGGTCGGTGGAACAGACCGCCAAGCAGCACGGATATCGGGTCGTTCAGATCAATACGGCCGGGAATGCCCGTAACGAGCTTGAAATCGTGAGAGATATCAAGAAGCTGCACGTAGACGGCTTGATTATTATGCCGCTGGCTTATCCGAAAACGCTGGGCGACCTGATCAACAAATCCAGCCTCCCCGTCTCGATCATTAATTATGGGAAACAGCTGGGGGATGAGTATAAAGCCGATATCGTCGGCCTGGCACGCCAGGAGGGCAGGCTTGTCATGGAGCATCTGCTGAAAATCGGTCGGACCCGCATTGCCTACGCCGGTGCGCCCAAAGATAAAATCGAAGAGCGGTATTGGGCCTATGAGCAGTCGCTGACGCAAGTCGATCCGTCGCTTGTCTATTTCGGGGAGGATTTCTCGTTTGAAACGGGGGTTCGTGCGGCGGACTATTTCTATGGCCTGAGGCATATGCCGGACGCCATCTATGCGGTAAACGATATGGTTGCGATCGGTATCGTCAACCGTTTTAAAGAGCTGAAGATCCGGGTTCCCGATGATGTGGCCGTCGTCGGCATCGATAACAATGTATGGACCACCGTCACGACGCCTCAGATCAGCTCGGTGTCCATCATGGGCGATGAAGTAGCCCGGCTGGCTACGGAATTGCTGCTCAAGCGCCTTCGCGAGCAAAAGTCCGGCCAATACGAACGCGTGCAATTCGAACCGAGGCTCATCGTCAGGGAATCCAGCGTATCCGTTATACGAAACGCAACAACCGACTAG
- a CDS encoding 6-phospho-beta-glucosidase has product MGTGLKVAVIGGGSSYTPELIEGFIRHYASFPVTDIVLVDIPEGRRKLEIVGGLAQRMIERSGLPIRITLTLDRKEGLKNAHYVSTQMRVGLLEARGWDETIPLKYGMLGQETTGAGGMMKALRTIPVLLDICKDMEALCPDAWLLNFTNPAGMVTEAIMKHSGIRSIGLCNSPIAAYKWLSGLYEVPAQRIYCEFAGLNHLHWISRIEVDGKSKLEELLAAGGSYSAGNVPQLAWNDTLIRAMSAIPSYYLKYYYLHREMLEEQQAAAVRGETRAETVQRLEEELFEIYEQPGLAEKPKQLEQRGGAYYSEAAVNLMKAIHTDSGEIQTLNVMNGETLDFLPADASIEVNCVVTKNGAVPVPVERVPAAAVGLIQAVKTYESLAIEAAVTGSREKALLALSVHPLIDSVGAAEAMLDEMLERNRSYLPRFFQEQEVR; this is encoded by the coding sequence ATGGGCACTGGATTGAAGGTTGCTGTTATCGGTGGTGGATCCTCGTATACCCCAGAGCTGATTGAAGGTTTCATCCGCCATTATGCGTCGTTTCCGGTGACGGATATCGTCCTCGTGGATATCCCGGAAGGCCGCCGTAAGCTCGAAATTGTAGGCGGCCTAGCCCAGCGAATGATTGAGCGAAGCGGATTGCCGATTCGTATTACGCTAACCTTGGACCGTAAGGAAGGTCTGAAGAATGCCCATTATGTATCGACTCAGATGCGAGTCGGGCTGCTGGAGGCCAGAGGCTGGGACGAAACGATTCCCTTGAAATACGGAATGCTCGGGCAGGAGACGACCGGAGCCGGCGGCATGATGAAGGCTCTGCGTACGATACCGGTTCTTCTGGATATATGCAAGGACATGGAGGCATTATGTCCTGACGCCTGGTTGTTGAATTTCACCAATCCCGCCGGGATGGTAACGGAAGCCATCATGAAGCACTCCGGCATCCGCTCCATCGGTTTGTGCAACTCCCCCATCGCCGCTTACAAATGGCTGTCCGGGCTTTACGAGGTGCCGGCGCAGCGCATCTACTGCGAGTTTGCCGGATTGAATCATCTGCACTGGATCAGCCGAATTGAGGTTGACGGGAAGTCGAAGCTGGAGGAGCTACTGGCTGCAGGCGGGAGCTATTCTGCCGGCAACGTGCCTCAGTTGGCCTGGAATGATACGCTGATTCGGGCGATGAGTGCGATTCCGTCCTATTATTTAAAATATTATTACCTCCATCGCGAGATGCTGGAGGAGCAGCAGGCTGCCGCGGTAAGAGGGGAGACAAGAGCCGAGACGGTCCAGCGTCTTGAGGAAGAGCTGTTCGAGATTTACGAGCAGCCGGGGCTCGCGGAAAAGCCGAAGCAGCTTGAGCAGCGCGGCGGTGCTTATTACTCCGAGGCGGCCGTCAATCTGATGAAGGCTATTCATACGGATAGCGGTGAGATTCAGACGCTGAATGTCATGAACGGCGAGACGCTGGACTTCCTGCCGGCGGATGCCAGTATCGAGGTGAACTGCGTCGTGACGAAGAACGGTGCGGTTCCGGTGCCGGTCGAGCGAGTACCGGCTGCGGCGGTGGGCCTGATCCAAGCCGTGAAAACCTACGAAAGTTTGGCTATCGAGGCGGCAGTAACGGGAAGCAGAGAGAAAGCGCTGCTCGCGCTTAGCGTTCATCCGCTCATCGATTCCGTTGGTGCCGCGGAAGCGATGCTGGATGAGATGCTGGAGCGGAACCGTTCGTATCTGCCGCGATTTTTTCAGGAGCAAGAAGTTCGGTAA
- a CDS encoding N-acetylglucosamine kinase: MNYYLGVDGGGSKTLAVVADETGRIAGKGMGGCGNHQLGAALAESSIRQAVEEALGQAGLQRENITCASFGLAGADREADFRILRPMIGAMGFKKHHIACDTVIAMRAGTRQRDGVVLICGSGTNGYGVNAAGEEVQIGGFGYAFGDFGGGADLAVEVFRTVVRSWEGREKPTSLTPLTLDALRFSSVEEMFHRFLDEGRRAPHTLAKLLFQAAPVDEAARKILERQGMELGKVASAVIHKLNMGNDAFDVVLAGSVLTRGEREYVVPYIESQVLAAAPNGRLRILDLEPAAGAVLLAMDDSGVVPGTAVYEQLQQELAVKERNVEWALD; encoded by the coding sequence TTGAATTACTACTTGGGAGTCGATGGCGGAGGAAGCAAAACGCTGGCCGTCGTGGCGGACGAGACGGGACGAATCGCAGGAAAGGGAATGGGCGGCTGCGGCAACCATCAGCTTGGGGCAGCGCTTGCGGAATCCAGCATCAGGCAGGCCGTGGAAGAAGCGCTTGGGCAGGCGGGACTACAACGAGAAAATATCACCTGTGCGTCTTTCGGGCTCGCAGGAGCCGACCGCGAGGCGGATTTCCGCATCTTGCGGCCCATGATCGGCGCCATGGGCTTCAAGAAACACCATATCGCATGTGATACCGTCATTGCCATGCGAGCCGGCACAAGACAGAGGGACGGCGTTGTCCTAATATGCGGCAGCGGAACGAACGGTTACGGCGTCAACGCGGCAGGCGAGGAGGTTCAGATCGGAGGATTCGGTTATGCGTTCGGCGATTTCGGTGGAGGCGCTGACCTTGCCGTCGAGGTGTTTCGGACGGTCGTTCGTTCCTGGGAAGGCCGTGAGAAGCCGACTTCTTTGACGCCGCTCACGCTGGATGCGCTTAGATTCAGCAGCGTGGAGGAGATGTTTCACCGATTTTTGGACGAGGGCAGAAGGGCGCCGCATACTTTGGCGAAGCTGCTGTTTCAAGCTGCACCCGTGGATGAGGCTGCAAGAAAGATATTGGAGAGACAAGGGATGGAGCTGGGGAAGGTCGCCAGCGCGGTTATTCATAAGCTTAACATGGGCAATGACGCCTTCGACGTCGTGCTGGCAGGCAGCGTCCTGACCAGGGGAGAAAGGGAATATGTCGTTCCGTATATCGAGTCTCAGGTTCTTGCGGCAGCCCCGAATGGCCGGCTGCGCATTCTGGACCTTGAGCCGGCAGCAGGTGCCGTCCTGCTCGCAATGGATGATAGCGGCGTCGTTCCGGGCACTGCCGTGTATGAACAATTGCAGCAAGAGCTTGCCGTGAAGGAGAGGAATGTGGAATGGGCACTGGATTGA
- a CDS encoding extracellular solute-binding protein — MKKRGKRLLSAWSVTLVIVMALTGCSGSGGNSASPEKESPGSQNKEKPAGEDIFALGENPLEFSFYGHYDWYTMPDWGADPATKWIQENKKVNVVPVSSGGVAKNKLSTMIVSGELPDVIWMERGAEVERLRAEGMLVPFDDYLDKYPNLKKWAGESTLDLLRSPDGKLYQFPNWYTTQPNGNAGYLVNKKIYEELGSPKLETPDDLYAYLKQVKAKYPNVVPLEVGQSAAGVDIMVSAFAENRPYTFNSMIAVPQGDQLVSLFTDPVYRELLQYMSRLYREKLITQDAFTQKLEQVEQKILSGNVAVYVASSPTEFGSKGNNLLKAQDPDAGYIMIWPVHKEGLDRNKIFPGDYKQLGWNVSVITQAAKDPEAIFAFLDWFTGPEGQRTIMWGPEGLYWDGTDEEDMPLFTDKFTSDAKGRDELMNATVNFQWNGNTVYVDNSKMKFESTLPPEKRNFETYWQSEITWKTQMNTTEYVNLDPAGDSEEGIIAQRVFEIYEQVRAKAISSASSDQEVLSLLDKAEADAQKAGYDKLLKYKTAKWQENKQKLEASK, encoded by the coding sequence ATGAAAAAAAGGGGAAAAAGGCTTCTATCTGCATGGTCAGTCACGCTTGTCATCGTTATGGCTTTAACGGGATGTTCGGGTTCAGGAGGTAACTCAGCAAGCCCGGAGAAGGAGAGCCCAGGCTCGCAAAACAAGGAGAAGCCAGCCGGAGAGGATATCTTTGCGCTGGGAGAGAACCCGCTGGAATTTTCGTTCTACGGCCACTATGACTGGTATACCATGCCGGATTGGGGTGCGGATCCGGCAACCAAGTGGATCCAGGAGAACAAGAAGGTCAACGTGGTCCCGGTCAGCTCCGGCGGCGTTGCCAAGAACAAGCTTAGTACGATGATCGTGTCCGGGGAGCTGCCGGATGTCATATGGATGGAGCGGGGTGCGGAGGTTGAGAGGCTTCGTGCCGAGGGCATGCTGGTGCCGTTCGACGATTATCTGGATAAATACCCGAATTTGAAAAAATGGGCCGGGGAGTCCACGCTCGATTTGCTTCGCTCGCCGGACGGCAAGCTGTATCAATTCCCGAACTGGTATACGACGCAGCCGAACGGCAATGCCGGCTATCTCGTCAATAAAAAGATTTATGAGGAGCTCGGATCGCCAAAACTGGAAACGCCGGATGATCTGTACGCCTATCTGAAGCAAGTGAAGGCAAAGTATCCGAATGTCGTTCCGTTGGAGGTAGGCCAATCGGCAGCGGGCGTGGACATCATGGTGTCGGCTTTTGCCGAGAATCGCCCGTATACGTTCAACAGTATGATTGCCGTACCCCAAGGGGATCAACTCGTGTCGCTGTTCACGGATCCCGTTTATCGCGAGCTGCTTCAATATATGAGCCGATTGTACCGCGAGAAACTCATTACGCAGGATGCCTTCACACAGAAGCTGGAGCAAGTTGAACAGAAGATTCTGAGCGGCAATGTGGCAGTATATGTGGCATCCAGCCCTACCGAGTTCGGTTCCAAGGGCAACAATCTACTGAAGGCACAAGACCCCGATGCTGGTTACATCATGATATGGCCGGTCCACAAGGAAGGATTGGATCGCAACAAAATTTTCCCGGGCGACTACAAACAGCTTGGCTGGAACGTCAGCGTCATTACGCAAGCGGCAAAAGATCCGGAAGCTATTTTCGCGTTCCTGGATTGGTTTACCGGTCCCGAGGGCCAGCGGACGATCATGTGGGGACCTGAAGGTTTGTACTGGGACGGGACGGACGAAGAGGACATGCCGCTGTTCACCGATAAATTCACCAGCGATGCGAAGGGACGCGATGAGCTGATGAACGCCACGGTCAACTTCCAGTGGAACGGCAACACGGTGTATGTCGACAATTCCAAGATGAAATTCGAATCCACGCTCCCGCCGGAGAAGCGGAACTTCGAAACGTATTGGCAATCGGAGATTACCTGGAAGACGCAGATGAACACGACGGAGTACGTTAATCTCGATCCGGCAGGCGATTCGGAGGAAGGCATTATTGCACAGCGCGTGTTCGAAATTTATGAGCAGGTTAGAGCCAAGGCGATCAGCTCGGCCTCCTCAGATCAGGAAGTGCTCTCGCTTCTGGATAAGGCAGAGGCGGATGCGCAAAAAGCGGGTTATGACAAGCTGTTGAAGTACAAAACGGCAAAATGGCAGGAGAATAAGCAGAAGCTGGAAGCATCGAAATAA
- a CDS encoding carbohydrate ABC transporter permease has product MRLSNGDRVFVGFIYGSLALLAFIALYPFWNAAIISFNSGTDTMRGGITFWPREFTLENYRVVFKDERLIDGFVISVLRTVIGTLLSIVATAIFAYGISKRELMGRNFYMVTCIVTMYFSGGLIPNYLLIRELGLMNTFWVMVIPGIISVWNMIIFRTFFKGIPPGLEESAHIDGSSNWGVFFRIVLPLSGPVIATLSLFTAVYHWNDWFAPSIYISNADLLPIQTKLQQILNANIMMEQMQNMDAAAQGRMSAMKAVTTKSLSMATMMVATVPILCVYPFVQKYFVKGVLIGSLKE; this is encoded by the coding sequence ATGAGGCTGTCAAACGGAGACCGGGTATTCGTTGGGTTCATCTACGGTTCTTTGGCATTGCTGGCATTTATCGCGCTGTACCCATTCTGGAACGCGGCCATCATCTCGTTCAACTCGGGGACTGACACGATGAGGGGCGGCATTACGTTCTGGCCACGCGAATTTACGCTGGAGAATTACCGCGTCGTGTTCAAGGACGAGCGCCTCATTGACGGGTTCGTCATCTCGGTGCTCCGCACGGTCATCGGTACGCTTCTATCCATTGTAGCAACCGCCATATTCGCTTATGGCATATCCAAGCGCGAGTTGATGGGCCGAAATTTTTATATGGTCACTTGCATCGTAACGATGTACTTCAGCGGCGGACTCATTCCGAATTATTTGCTTATTCGGGAGCTGGGCCTGATGAACACGTTCTGGGTTATGGTCATTCCAGGTATCATCAGCGTGTGGAATATGATCATATTCCGGACGTTCTTTAAGGGCATCCCGCCCGGCCTTGAGGAGTCGGCCCATATCGACGGTTCCTCGAACTGGGGCGTATTCTTCCGAATCGTGCTTCCGCTATCGGGACCGGTCATTGCGACGCTGTCGTTGTTCACGGCCGTATATCATTGGAATGATTGGTTTGCGCCAAGCATTTACATATCCAACGCGGATCTGCTGCCGATACAGACGAAGCTTCAGCAGATCCTCAATGCCAATATCATGATGGAACAAATGCAGAACATGGATGCGGCGGCGCAGGGCCGGATGAGCGCGATGAAGGCCGTAACGACCAAGTCCTTGTCCATGGCGACCATGATGGTGGCAACCGTCCCGATCCTGTGCGTATATCCATTCGTTCAGAAGTATTTTGTGAAGGGTGTGTTAATCGGTTCTTTGAAGGAGTAA
- a CDS encoding ABC transporter permease yields MPVPQIGIDSRAETHVKKGRLRRFLKQWDIQLMVLPAMMFILVFSYIPMYGVLMAFQDYSLFKGFLNSPWVGFKHFEMFFGAPEFWTIMRNTLVISLLKLCIGFPAPILLALMLNEVGRHSFKRIVQTISYLPHFLSWVIVSGFAISILSTDNGSLNILLQKLSLIDEPINFLSEPKYFWSILTVTNVWKEIGFSSIVYLAAIAGINPQLYEAASIDGASRLKQIISITIPSIMPIIVVFSILAIGNFLNAGFEDILLLAGNPVLRDVSDVLDTYVYRIGIQNSRFSYATAAGLFKAIISVLLLAGANYWARRSGNSLW; encoded by the coding sequence ATGCCAGTGCCGCAAATCGGGATCGACAGCAGGGCGGAGACGCATGTGAAGAAAGGCCGCTTGCGCCGCTTTCTGAAGCAATGGGATATACAGCTGATGGTGCTTCCGGCCATGATGTTCATTCTGGTTTTCAGCTACATTCCCATGTACGGCGTGCTCATGGCGTTCCAGGACTACAGTTTGTTCAAGGGGTTTCTGAACAGCCCGTGGGTCGGCTTCAAGCATTTTGAGATGTTCTTTGGGGCTCCGGAGTTCTGGACCATTATGCGGAACACTCTGGTCATCAGCCTGCTGAAGCTGTGCATCGGGTTTCCTGCACCGATCCTGCTTGCGTTGATGCTGAATGAAGTAGGGAGGCATTCCTTCAAAAGAATCGTCCAGACCATCAGCTATCTGCCTCACTTCTTGTCGTGGGTCATCGTCTCGGGCTTCGCGATTTCCATTCTGTCCACGGACAACGGCAGTCTGAACATTCTGCTGCAGAAGCTGAGCCTGATCGATGAACCGATCAATTTTCTATCGGAGCCGAAGTATTTCTGGAGCATCCTGACGGTAACGAATGTGTGGAAGGAGATCGGTTTTTCCTCCATTGTGTATTTGGCGGCCATTGCTGGCATCAATCCCCAGCTGTATGAAGCGGCTTCCATTGACGGTGCGAGCCGTCTGAAGCAGATCATCTCCATCACGATTCCGTCCATCATGCCGATTATCGTTGTGTTCTCGATTTTGGCGATCGGCAATTTCCTGAATGCCGGTTTTGAGGACATTTTGCTGCTGGCCGGCAATCCGGTATTGCGGGATGTCAGCGACGTGCTGGACACGTACGTCTACCGGATTGGCATTCAGAACAGCCGATTCTCCTACGCTACAGCGGCAGGTCTATTTAAGGCAATCATCAGCGTCTTGTTATTGGCCGGAGCCAACTACTGGGCCCGACGATCGGGGAACAGCCTATGGTAG